The Arvicanthis niloticus isolate mArvNil1 chromosome 9, mArvNil1.pat.X, whole genome shotgun sequence genomic interval aaagaaaataagaaagaaaagagaaaggaaacgaAAGGTTATTTTAGAAATATCACCCAGACATAAGTTTTATTATCACAATCTAAAAACCTAAGTATTTGTTTATTTCAGTGGACACTTCTACCTTCTGACAATAGCTACTAAATGATAAGGCCTAGCGTAGGGATTTAGTATCTTTTTCTTAACTGAAATGTTAGAGaattactgctcttccagaggtcttgttttaatttccaacacccacatgattTCTCACAGtgatctgtaacttcagttttagAGAAGTTAATGCCCTCTTCTAAACTCTTAGTATATTAGGCATTCACATGGTGATCAGACATATGTGAAGCATGCATATGCATTtacaaatgataataaaataacaaataaaagtgACTTGTACAATTCTTTTTAATTTGACCTTAATATTGCATAAGGTTCTACATATAGAAGTGAACTAAAGTTATGGTCTAAGTCACAAGGCTCTTTCCTTAGGCTACTAAATGTAAATCAGCCATTAATTAAGTATATGAATAATAACTTACAAATCTGAAGAAAAGTTTGCATCCTTATGGTGTACCCACTGGAACCGACCTCCGTTTTTACGTAATCCAATCCAATAGCTGTAATTCAATCTTGACTGAATAAAGTTCTGTGAGAAAATTAGAATTTGAGTATTCCTAGTAATATTACTAATATCATCTGAGATATTATACATCAGGATCAAAGTCCAGCTACACTAAGTTTAGAATTTCTCAGTATCAAACAACACTTCAGAAACTGTTAAAAGAAGCTTCAGGTTTTGGAGATCCTTGTAGTTATTTAAAGGACAATAAAGATATCTTGTAAGTCAGCATGAAGAAATTTGTTCAAtagaaaaaatgggaaaaatgtttaagaaaacatACTTGACATGTTGCAAACATATATAGGTCAGTaaacacagacatgcccatggcAATCGAGACAGTCAAGCTAAAGTTATAGTGTTATGTTTTCCAATTAATCACGTCAGCTGAGATAGATATAATGACAAGAGAAGTTTCGTGATTGGTATGATCAGAGGAATATACTTATTAATGTTATTGATATCACATTGAAGAGTActgggaaattattttaaatttttatataccCTATTATTTAATAATTCCTCTCCTACAGTTATGCtagacaaagagaagaaacataGTATTGCATAAAAGATAAGTTTGAGAATATTGACATAAAAGCAAATTACTATGACTAGATAAATGTAAGTGAAGGTATTGTTTCCGTCCACTTGATTGTGTTAATAAAGATGGCAGAAGCTAATTGCTAGGTGAAGGGGAAAAGGTGAGATTTCTGTGTCCCAGGATGAGGAGGAGTGGATGTGGAGGAGAGGGGTTTTTTTTGGCCAGGATTTGGAGGAAGAAGCACAAATGCCATGTAAGACCTAGGGACAACTAGAATCAATGACAGCCTGCCACCCTGCGGAATTCTGATACAGGATAGATGATAGGTTTAGGGCAATAGATTCTATGTCCAGCAATTGTGTTATCTAggtagctttaaaaatattaaaactatcTAGTGTTTTCCATCTGCAGCAATAAGTTGGGCAGGAGGAAAAGCAAGCAGCCAGGGCGGTCTTAGGCAGCTTGGTGGAGTTAGCTAAAAGGGGTTGAGATAATAATGTCAGTTCCTGCTCAGGAAACCAGCTGGCAGACCTATGTCAAGAGTGAAACCAGCAGCAGTGTGTTATCAGAGTCAAGCTGAAAGCACCACTCTGGGAAAGTGATAGCgtggatattttaaaatgaaatgcaaCAGATAAAGAACAGATTAACTGCATCTGTGTCATATATAGTCTTATATAGTGTGAAATATAAAAACTATCACAATTTTTAAACCAATTCACATTTGTAATTAGCAAATTAACTTGCATTTTCCATTTGTGTAGATCATACTATCTGTCTGAAGATTTTCTGTACTGAAGCAATATGCTTCAGTGTCATAATCATTTGTAATCCTTTCTCTAAATGGTCTGTATATATTGTTCACTTCAAATTTTTCTTATGCATGACAATGTATGGCAATTAATATTGTTTCTAAAAGCAATATACCtatatttattttcctctatgagcaaccccctctctctttctcacacacacatacacactgagagagagagagagagagagagagagagagagagagagagagagagagtccacgTAGTCCAGAATCTGTTATCTTGCAGTATAATTAAGGTTTACAAGTGAAAATTTGCAATACATGAAAAGTGCATGAACATCATAGAAGCatattaaagtatatattttatatctctaACCACATTATATGTCCataaatttattcatttgcttaCATCTTCTAGGaataaaatatagatatacaCCTCACATCAATTGTGTAATACATTTCCTCCTTTCTAGGCTGCCCAGCACCCCATCTCTTTACCCTGAGATTTTGGTGACAATGTTGCCACTAAGGCctactccttcctcctttttagGCCATGCAATATTATCTTCCTTTCCTTGGACCTTGTCACTATATTACCATGAGGTAGCACTTGTTTCCTTCCTGCCCCAGGgccccttgctctctctctcgaAATCTAACACCTATGTCCAGGTATGGCCAAGTCCTTTCTCTTCACAGTCAAGACACTACTTGCTTAAGACAAGACCCCATGTGGTTACTTCTGTCTGATAGGGACCATGTTTTCTCCTTCCTGGGCTATCAAAAGTCCTGCTTGCCTTCACAAGGTTCCCGAGAGAACCACACCACAGGCTCTTCAGGCAATGTCTAGTCTACAAGTTTTTCTCTAAAACCCacaataagaaaggaaaataagaattATATGCAGGAACTAgggcaatggctcagcagttaagagtacttgctgctatTTGCAGAGAATCTGGCTTTAATTTCAAGTACACACATTTAGTGGCTCACATCCACCTCTAAGTCTAGCTACAGGAGATTTAACagcaatgactggcccaacttgagacccatgctacGAGAGAGAGCCAACCcttcacactattaatgatattctcctatgcttgcagacaggagcctagcataactgtcatgggagaggcttcacccagcagatGATAGAAAGAGATTCTAGAtatccacagccagacattaggcAGAACTCAGGAACTTTTATTGAatagggggaggaaggattgaagaaaccAGAGAGATCAAGCACACtataagaaaacctacagaatcaactaacctgggtccagAGGGTCTCTCAGAGAGAAAACTACCAACCAGAGAACATGCATGTTTCAGGCCTAGGTCCTATACACATATggaacagatgtgcagcttggtctttatatgAGAcctctaacagcaggagcaggggctgcctctgactctgttgcctgcctttgggtccCTTTgtcctaactggactgccttgtctagctcaataggagaagatgtgcctagtcctactgcaacttgataggcaggttgatatccatgggaggcctccttttctctgagaggggtaggggaagggagagacaggaattgggaggaaaagagggagagaaagctgcaattaggatgtaaagtaaagaaatctattaattaaagaaaaaagcataAATGGACATAGTTGGTATTGTTCATCACTCAATTTTATagcaataatttataaaaataaattcattttaataaaatatttatgttaatgAGCATGATGTTTTATGAATCCTCCATAGGACACTAGTAAAAACATTTctaaaagtaaacataaaattagCATCTAGTGCCTAACTTGAATTTTTGGAAATAAATCTATAGAATCAACTAAAGTGaccctttctttcttaaactttgTAATTAATAACatgtattcatatgtatacaAAGAGCAGAAAACCTCTTGTCATCCTGAGttatgagtaaaataaaaattatttctgggGAATGATTCTaccttttttgtctttattttaaatcCCATTTTTTCTATGTTCGATGACAGAGACTCATGTTCCACCCTAGAAGTACATTTTTTCCATGTACTGatggcaaatgaatagaactcaaATATAGTTACCCTTTTTTGGACCATTTGTATCATCACAGGTAGCTTTTCTGAGCAGCTTTTCCTTAATGATAAATGATCTGCTCTAGCTAAACTCTGAAGGGGCAAAAGAAATAAATTGGCTGAGAATCACCCCCTTGATGCCCACACCAGCGCTTGTGATATAAATACATtctcctgatttaaaaaaaaaaaatctttgcttgTCTCTTTTCAGGTAAGTCTGTACCAACATATGCAAGTGATTCTGGTAAGCAGCAAATAAAGGCTAGGAACAAAGATGGTTATCATAGCACAGCCATCCGCACTTCTTGTGAAACACTCATGCAACACACTGCACACACCTGCTCCTCTCTGAACACTCATGCAGCACACTGCACACACCTGCTCCTCTCTGCTGTCAATCTTAGCGAGATGAGAACCCCGAAGTTTGCAGGATGCCTCACTCTCATCccatgtcttttcttcttctgaaaaGTAGTAACACTTTTCTCCACAGCAAGACCATCTTCCTTGACATCTGTAGCAGcgttttccttaaaataaaagcaatcattATCCTCAGACTCATTTAAAGACATAAATTTTTGGCGTTTCATTGTTTGTTCCATATTTAACTCCACAGAGTAATTGCTTTCACTAAGAATACCTCTTCTGCCAAATTTTAAGGAAAGAATATTGTGGATATAGAAACTGTTTTTGACAGATCTAGGGACTTTGTTAGTTTCACTGGTAATCTTAACCTCTCAAGGAGAAAGACACCAACATTATACATTCCTATCTGTAAGAAGAGACCCATCAAAATGAGTAATATAGGTGACACTGATCTGAAGGGCCACACATCCTTTTcaaaaatttaacccagaattgctcctgtctaaaggaaatacagggacaaagagcggagcagagactgaaggaaaggccatcccaTATACATCCACCAAGCCCAGACAGGATTGCTGGTGCCAAAAAGtggttgctgacaggagcctgatatggatgtctcctgagaggcttgaCTAGAGCCTTACCGGTACAGATGAGGAGGCTTGtagccaacaattggactgagcaGGGGGACCCAATGAAGGAATTAGGgggaggattgaaggagctgaaggggtttgcaaccccataggaagaagaacaatatcaaccagccagaaaccccacccccacccccagagctcccagggactaaaactaccaaccaaagaatacatatggaggaacccatgactccagctgcatatgtagcagaggatggtcttgtctggcatcaaagggaggagaggtccttggtcctgtgaaggcttaatgccctagtgtaggggaatgctagggcagtggggCAGGAGCACCCTcgtggaggcagggagagggggtTGGATGGGGGTCTtggaaaggaaaacaggaagggggataacattctaaatgtaaataaacaaattaactaataatgtttttttaaaaaaatgccactTTTTAATCCAAGTTCCAATGCATACCTGTAGTAGATGACAAACCTGAAGGCTCTACTTCCACTGAGGAGACAGCACTTTCATTTGCAACTTGCTCACATTGAATTTTGAACCTTGAAGTGTCCTGAAAAACTAAGTCCATATTATGAGATTAGAAACACAAATGGTGATAACAGATGGTAGTGTTAAAATTATTCAATTGTGATTATAAATAGTAGATGGTGTTAAAGTacagtaagaaaaatataaaattttttaaagtgctagaatataaaacagattttaaacTACAATTGTTTACAACTTGCaacacataacttttaaagtatttgtaagatattaataaaacaaaggtcaattgaaaagaaaaaagtgtatAAACTAATTTTATTCCCTATAGTTTATCAGCTCATTTAATGTTTACATGTGTAGTTTAATGAATCTGactttatattaaatttaaaatggacTCAAAGAATAGAGATAGAGAAAGTCATGTAGGTACTTCTAGTgtgcaaagaaaaccaaaaatctcTGTAGGAAATCATGATCATGGGGATtttgagatagctcagtgattaaggatGTGTATTACTCTTGTAGATGACTCAATTTTGGTTTCCAGTACTCACAACTGATGTCTCACAACTGACTAGAACTCCAGTTTTGGCATCTCTGAGGCTCTCTCTTGGCCTCCAGAGATTACAGTCACttgcatacatttatacatatacacgtaataaaaataataatagagaaCGAATCAAAGTGTCTTCCAAATCTATCCAGGATTGGTCACACAGCGGTTTTCTCAGTTATAATGCTTTTTTTCATAGTTATTCAGAAAAATTCATTGTATAGAATTCCTTGGGTATAGGGTGCTCATGATTGCTTCATGAACATTTCATTTTTCATGtagttttatttagatttttctcttaaaaacatagatgtgtcAGATAGCACCTTGATCATTCCTTGTATATATTGCTTACAGCTACTTTGAGAGtctattatttcttaaaattcctCTTTGTTGCTTTATTTCACATGCTAATATTCATCCACATTGTTGCGTAACCCTCTAGTTTATTTTTTGACTACTGCAAAAATTCCATTTTCAAATCCATTCAATAGACTGTGTAAATCAACATACTTTCAGCACTTGCTAAACCATAGCTTAAATAGTAACAATTTTCCATGCTCACTGATTTCTAACCTTAATACAGTCCACCCATTGCAGTCTGGTTTGGTTTACAATATGGTTCTACCAAATATACACCAGCAACAAACATTAGTGGCATTCCTTCTGCAAGGTCCCATCTGTGTAGACTGTTAGTTCAGATGACTTCTGCCAGCATGTCCTGCCTCATGCTAGACAGCTGAATAACAACAACAGGTGTTGTGCACATGGAGGAAAGTGGTCAGGTTTATTCTCCCTGTGGTTCCATTGGTTCTGCCAGAAGCTGAGAACTTGAAGTGCACATATATAGCATGTTTTATTAAGTGGCTTGCTCACTTTCCCTACAGCATATATCCTTCTTAGTGGAGTCTTTTGTGTTAAACATtttatgactttaaaatttttatttatttattctatgtgtgtgaatgttttggctgaatatatatatacacaacatGCTCTTTCAGTACCCTTGAATGTCAGAAGTTAAATTCCCCTGAAATCGGAATTAttgattgttgtgagccaccatgtgggtgctatgaTCTGCACCAAGGTCCTACTAGagctgtgttcttaaccactgcaAGAACTGGAAGAACAagtactgtaaaccacagagccgtctctccagcctcttgtgTGACTCGTGAGTGGCTGGAAGTCAATCTAAAAAATGCCcaaattataaacagaaaaaaaagaacaacctaCCCAATTTAAGAAGCACATTGAAAATTTAC includes:
- the LOC117715803 gene encoding C-type lectin domain family 7 member A-like yields the protein MNEERPTYAELKLSLKSRKDKNQPTQKKREYPWRVSVVILGSVCLCLLMSSSVLGYLFFQDTSRFKIQCEQVANESAVSSVEVEPSGLSSTTGKRCYRCQGRWSCCGEKCYYFSEEEKTWDESEASCKLRGSHLAKIDSREEQNFIQSRLNYSYWIGLRKNGGRFQWVHHKDANFSSDL